One Lasioglossum baleicum chromosome 6, iyLasBale1, whole genome shotgun sequence genomic window carries:
- the Su(r) gene encoding dihydropyrimidine dehydrogenase su(r), whose protein sequence is MAASVMVSRDVADIENLLSLNPTIKPFANLVPSAQTKENKKKWKRNVNEKCSKCPPLKKNFDDIKHTTLSERGALKEAARCLKCTDAPCQKSCPTQLDIKSFITSISNKNYYGAAKAILSDNPLGLTCGMVCPTSDLCVGGCNLHASEEGPINIGGLQQFATDIFKQMNIPQTRIPGQRVAHADIKIALLGCGPASLSCATFLARLGYDDITIFEKQSYIGGLSSSEIPQYRLPYEVVNFEVDLVKDLGVKIELNRSLSEKDLTIQGLRDDGYKAIFLGIGLPEAKTSPIFASLTAEMGFYTSKSFLPKVARGSKPGLCQCKSYQLPSLHGNVVVLGAGDTAFDCATSALRCGARKVFVVFRKGFTNVRAVPEELELARIEKCEFIPFQFPRQVITRNGKIVAIEFCRTEETENGDWVEDEDQVCRLKADFVISAFGSGLQDTSVMNAMAPVKLNKWNLPEMNEETMSTSVPGVFCGGDLAGVANTTVESVNDGKAAAWYMHTFIQNSHGLEVAEVPQLPKFHTPIDDVDVSVKMCGMKFENPFGLASAPPCTSSAMIRRAFEAGWAYTVTKTFSLDKDLVTNVSPRIIKGTTSRHHYGPEQGSFLNIELISEKTEAYWCQSITELKKDFPSKIIIASIMCTYNKADWTELAQKAEAAGSDALELNLSCPHGMGESGMGLACGQDPVLVRNISEWVREAVKIPFFIKLTPNITDIVSIAKAAYEGRADGVSAINTVQGLMGLYADGTPWPAVGVQKATTYGGMSGNSTRPQALRAVSSIAEALPGFPILGIGGIDSADVALQFLHCGASVLQVCSAIQNQDFTLIHDYVTGLKALLYLKSLEQVKDWDGQSPPTFKHQKGKRISLQHALGKNVPYFGAYQELREQKIAEIKANSNPLDELVATTRPAPLPVEPVPSIKDVIGKAVSHIGPYKQLDNKQQVVALIDDDMCINCGKCYMACADSGYQAIHFDTDTHIPKVTDDCTGCNLCLSVCPIIDCITMVPKTIPHVIKRGIPPKNTFEIPI, encoded by the exons ATGGCAGCCTCCGTGATGGTCAGCAGAGACGTGGCTGACATCGAG AATCTTCTAAGTCTGAATCCGACGATAAAGCCGTTCGCGAATTTGGTCCCATCGGCGCAGACGAAGGAGAACAAAAAGAAGTGGAAGAGGAACGTAAACGAAAAATGCAGC AAATGTCCGCCGTTGAAGAAGAACTTCGACGACATCAAGCACACTACGCTGAGCGAACGTGGCGCTCTCAAGGAAGCTGCGCGATGCTTGAAATGCACCGACGCGCCCTGCCAGAAGTCTTGCCCGACGCAGCTCGACATCAAGTCCTTTATCACCTCCATATCAAACAAGAATTATTATGGAGCCGCGAAGGCGATCCTTTCCGATAATCCTCTAGGGTTGACGTGCGGCATGGTCTGTCCTACCAGCGACCTTTGCGTGGGGGGATGCAACCTGCACGCGTCCGAAGAGGGGCCCATCAATATCGGTGGGCTTCAGCAGTTCGCTACAGAC ATCTTCAAGCAGATGAACATCCCACAAACGCGGATCCCAGGGCAAAGGGTTGCACACGCGGACATAAAAATTGCGCTGCTCGGCTGCGGTCCTGCCTCGCTTTCTTGCGCCACGTTCCTCGCGCGATTGGGTTACGACGACATCACGATTTTCGAAAAACAGTCCTACATCGGTGGTCTAAGTTCGTCGGAAATTCCGCAGTACCGTTTGCCGTACGAGGTCGTCAACTTCGAGGTGGACCTCGTCAAGGATTTAGGCGTGAAGATCGAGCTGAACAGATCCCTGTCTGAAAAGGATCTAACGATACAG GGTCTCCGAGATGACGGATACAAAGCCATTTTTCTGGGAATCGGTCTGCCGGAAGCGAAGACTAGTCCGATTTTCGCGAGCCTCACTGCGGAAATGGGATTCTACACGTCGAAGAGCTTTCTACCGAAAGTGGCAAGGGGTAGCAAGCCAGGATTATGTCAATGCAAGAGTTATCAGCTGCCCTCTCTTCATGGGAACGTTGTGGTCCTCGGAGCTGGAGATACGGCTTTCGATTGCGCCACTTCCGCTCTGAGATGCGGCGCTAGGAAGGTCTTTGTGGTGTTTAGGAAAGGGTTCACGAATGTTCGAGCCGTTCCTGAAGAG CTCGAGCTAGCGAGGATAGAGAAATGCGAGTTCATCCCCTTCCAATTTCCGAGGCAAGTGATCACTCGCAACGGGAAAATAGTCGCGATAGAATTCTGTCGAACAGAGGAAACGGAGAATGGCGACTGGGTGGAGGACGAGGATCAAGTGTGCAGACTGAAAGCGGACTTCGTCATATCGGCATTTGGATCTGGACTGCAGGACACCAGCG TGATGAACGCGATGGCGCCGGTTAAGCTAAACAAATGGAATCTACCGGAAATGAACGAAGAGACTATGAGCACCTCCGTGCCAGGGGTCTTCTGCGGCGGAGACCTCGCCGGCGTTGCAAACACCACCGTCGAATCTGTGAACGATGGGAAAGCAGCGGCATGGTACATGCATACATTCATTCAG AATTCTCACGGTTTGGAAGTAGCCGAAGTTCCCCAGCTACCCAAGTTTCACACTCCAATCGATGATGTTGACGTATCGGTGAAAATGTGCGGCATGAAGTTCGAGAATCCTTTTGGTCTTGCTTCTGCACCGCCTTGCACCTCCAGTGCCATGATCAGGCGAGCCTTTGAAGCAGGCTGGGCCTACACTGTCACGAAGACGTTCTCCCTGGACAAG GACCTGGTCACGAACGTGTCACCAAGAATAATTAAAGGCACCACTTCTCGCCACCATTATGGTCCTGAACAAGGCAGCTTCCTCAATATCGAGCTGATATCCGAGAAAACGGAAGCCTACTGGTGCCAAAGCATCACGGAGCTGAAGAAAGACTTCCCGAGCAAG ATCATCATAGCTAGCATCATGTGCACTTACAACAAGGCAGATTGGACGGAACTCGCTCAGAAGGCTGAAGCTGCTGGGTCCGACGCGTTGGAATTGAATCTGTCTTGTCCACACGGGATGGGAGAGTCTGGTATGGGACTGGCCTGCGGACAA GATCCTGTGTTGGTGAGGAACATCTCGGAGTGGGTGCGAGAGGCTGTAAAAATACCGTTCTTCATCAAATTGACTCCAAACATCACCGATATAGTCTCCATCGCGAAAGCAGCCTACGAAG GCCGAGCTGACGGAGTGTCCGCCATAAACACAGTGCAAGGTTTGATGGGTTTGTACGCGGATGGAACCCCTTGGCCAGCCGTCGGTGTCCAAAAAGCCACCACCTATGGGGGTATGTCGGGGAATTCGACGAGACCGCAAGCCTTGAGAGCAGTGTCCTCCATAGCTGAGGCTCTTCCAGGGTTCCCTATACTCGGCATAGGCGGTATAGACTCCGCGGACGTTGCTCTTCAGTTTCTCCATTGCGGTGCCTCCGTTCTGCAG GTCTGCAGCGCTATACAAAATCAAGACTTCACTCTAATCCACGATTACGTGACCGGTTTGAAAGCGTTGCTGTACTTGAAGAGCCTGGAACAGGTGAAAGACTGGGATGGCCAGAGTCCACCGACTTTTAAACACCAAAAAGGGAAACGGATTTCCCTGCAACATGCTCTCGGCAAA AATGTACCTTACTTCGGAGCGTACCAGGAGCTGCGGGAGCAGAAAATCGCCGAGATCAAAGCGAATTCGAATCCATTAGATGAGCTTGTCGCGACCACGAGGCCCGCTCCACTTCCGGTTGAACCTGTACCGTCTATAAAAGACGTTATTGGCAAAGCTGTGAGCCATATCGGACCGTACAAACAGCTAGACAACAAACAGCAAGTTGTGGCATTGATAGACGAT GATATGTGTATAAACTGTGGGAAATGTTACATGGCCTGCGCCGATTCCGGCTACCAAGCAATCCACTTCGATACAGACACTCACATTCCGAAAGTGACCGACGATTGCACTGGCTGCAATCTCTGCCTCTCTGTATGTCCCATCATCGATTGCATAAC AATGGTGCCTAAAACAATACCACACGTGATTAAACGGGGAATTCCGCCAAAGAACACGTTCGAGATCCCGATTTAA
- the Yip2 gene encoding yippee interacting protein 2, with product MSIVTKGVFIVAAKRTPFGTMGGMFKNTSATDLSVVAATAALQSLGLKPEKIDSVVFGHVMTSSSSDGGFLARHVALKSGVPIEKPSFAINRLCGSGFQAIVCGAQSILTGESKIVLTGGTDNMSQTPYVVRNVRFGTMLGQKYEFEDALWLGLLDTYCNLPMGMTAEKLGAQYGLKRQEVDQFALRSQQLWKAANDAGRFKEELAPVTVKVKKQDVVVDIDEHPRPKTTTESLAKLAPVFQKDGLVTAGSASGICDGAGAVILASEEAVKAEALTPLARLVGYSVVGVEPSIMGIGPAPAIKQLLKTTNKTLDDVELVEINEAFAAQTVSCAKDLNLDMNKLNVDGGAIALGHPLAASGARITAHLIHELRRRKAGKLGIGSACIGGGQGIAVMVETL from the exons gtgtttttataGTTGCAGCGAAACGCACCCCATTTGGCACAATGGGTGGTATGTTTAAGAATACAAGCGCAACCGATTTGTCAGTTGTCGCTGCAACAGCTGCTTTACAGTCTTTGGGATTGAAGCCCGAGAAGATCGACAGTGTTGTGTTTGGTCATGTGATGACT tCGTCGTCCAGCGACGGAGGTTTCCTGGCGAGGCATGTAGCATTAAAATCTGGAGTTCCTATAGAAAAACCATCCTTTGCAATAAACAGGCTGTGCGGTTCTGGATTTCAGGCGATAGTATGCGGAGCACAG AGTATTCTAACAGGTGAATCTAAAATAGTTCTGACGGGAGGTACGGATAACATGAGCCAAACACCTTATGTTGTGAGGAACGTTCGCTTCGGTACAATGTTGGGACAAaaatatgaattcgaagatgccTTGTGGCTCGGGCTACTCGATACTTATTGCAATTTACCTATGGGAATGACTGCAGAGAAACTTGGAGCTCAGTATGGTTTAAAAAGACAAGAAGTTGATCAGTTTGCACTGAGAAGCCAACAGTTGTGGAAAGCTG cCAACGATGCCGGTCGTTTCAAGGAGGAACTGGCACCTGTAACTGTGAAAGTTAAGAAACAGGATGTCGTCGTTGACATCGATGAACATCCACGACCTAAGACGACTACCGAAAGTCTGGCTAAGTTGGCTCCAGTTTTTCAGAAGGATGGTCTGGTTACAGCTGGTTCTGCATCA GGTATTTGCGACGGTGCAGGAGCTGTTATCTTGGCTAGCGAAGAAGCCGTAAAAGCGGAAGCACTTACTCCACTGGCACGATTAGTAGGCTACTCGGTTGTAGGTGTGGAGCCCAGCATTATGGGAATTGGGCCTGCACCAGCCATCAAACAGCTTCTTAAAACCACAAACAAAACGCTGGACGATGTGGAGCTCGTCGaa ATCAACGAAGCTTTCGCGGCTCAAACGGTATCCTGTGCGAAAGATCTTAACTTAgatatgaataaattaaatgtgGACGGCGGTGCTATTGCTCTGGGACATCCTCTGGCTGCATCTGGCGCAAGAATTACTGCTCACTTGATACACGAGCTCAG ACGAAGGAAAGCTGGCAAGCTTGGAATCGGCTCAGCGTGCATTGGCGGAGGACAAGGAATTGCTGTAATGGTAGAAACTCTTTAA
- the LOC143209739 gene encoding odorant receptor Or1, translating to MDVFALDRTNHRHISPNKHLHISLSMIYYMGMWPTRGRYRCLYLVYTVCSFGFLLGVFLTTEIAHIVVKRHNMDEVVAGATVLMTNATHAYKIIFILRRHNRIQQLIDITECEMFSRDNAKYERVVTHYTWQGIFHHITYQFFGTMAVVSWGAKPVIDLLSKRSKELPLLGWYPYNTTESPAFEITSLYQAVAIILCCFNNIAIDTLVTGLITIACCQLTILNRNIASLNSETRQSINMDNDNDIKASNKQYENLKVCVEHSNMIFNFSKEVQNIFGTSIFFQFLVNCNIICLIAFNITQMKVYVPHILFGMLMYMCCMIYQIFIFCWHGNELYLHSLDISLAAYTNKWWQKTESFKQAIQIIITRAQRPLILSVGSIMELSLQNFVRILRMSYSIFTVLQTSTSD from the exons ATGGACGTGTTCGCACTGGACCGAACGAATCACAGGCATATATCGCCGAATAAGCATTTACATATCAGTCTGTCGATGATTTATTACATGGGAATGTGGCCTACTCGTGGCAGATATCGGTGTTTGTACCTCGTGTACACAGTTTGCAGTTTCGGTTTTCTGTTGGGGGTTTTCCTTACCACTGAAATCGCACATATTGTCGTGAAACGGCACAACATGGACGAAGTTGTTGCAGGCGCGACTGTTCTCATGACTAATGCTACCCACGCGTACAAG atcatttttattctgcgtCGTCATAATCGGATTCAGCAGCTGATCGACATCACGGAATGCGAAATGTTTAGTCGGGACAATGCGAAATACGAACGAGTTGTGACGCATTACACTTGGCAAGGTATTTTCCATCATATCACGTATCAGTTCTTCGGAACGATGGCTGTAGTCTCTTGGGGAGCTAAGCCAGTGATCGATCTGCTCAGTAAAAGATCTAAGGAGCTACCTTTGTTGGGCTGGTATCCCTATAACACAACAGAATCGCCAGCTTTCGAGATTACGTCTCTGTATCAAGCTGTAGCGATCATTCTTTGCTGCTTCAACAATATAGCGATTGACACTTTGGTGACAGGACTTATTACAATTGCTTGTTGTCAGCTAACTATTCTGAACCGCAACATTGCTTCGCTGAACAGCGAGACTCGACAATCAATTAATATGGACAATGATAACGATATTAAAGCTTCTAACaaacagtatgaaaatttaAAGGTCTGCGTTGAACATAGCAATATGATATTCAA CTTCTCGAAAGAGGTGCAGAATATTTTTGGCACGTCGATATTCTTTCAGTTCCTAGTgaattgtaatattatttgtttaATAGCGTTCAATATAACAcag ATGAAAGTTTACGTTCCGCATATTCTGTTCGGCATGCTGATGTATATGTGCTGTATGATATATCAGATCTTTATATTTTGTTGGCACGGCAACGAGCTGTATCTTCAC AGCTTAGATATTAGTCTCGCCGCGTACACGAACAAATGGTGGCAGAAAACTGAGAGCTTCAAACAGGCTATACAAATTATAATTACGAGAGCTCAACGACCTCTCATTCTCTCTGTCGGGAGCATCATGGAGCTGTCGTTACAGAATTTTGTTCGC ATTCTGCGCATGTCCTACTCCATTTTTACGGTCCTACAAACTTCGACGAGCGATTGA
- the LOC143209735 gene encoding phospholipase A2-like, whose amino-acid sequence MSRYLLLFSVLFIIGGGRCDYFTQPKTTYVSLLEKFLIALSTSGRKLEQQITNIPLLSNIKGQNSTLSNVLNQYKDKIRLIFPGTRWCGDGDIAKNEADLGVFKRTDACCRNHDHCNNTIAAQSQAHGLINNGIFTRSLCHCDHEFYSCLKNASSIISKEIGTTYFNILRPQCFDENYPIIGCQKYSRKIFADKKCTQYIFDTSAPEEYEWFDNPDF is encoded by the exons ATGTCCAGGTATTTGCTACTCTTCTCGGTCCTCTTCATCATCGGTGGCGGAAGATGTGATTATTTTACCCAGCCCAAGACCACTTACGTCAGTCTCTTGGAGAAATTCCTGATCGCCCTCTCAACTTCTGGACGAAAGCTCGAGCAACAGATCACGAATATTCCACTGTTATCCAACATCAAAGGGCAGAATAGTACCCTCAGCAACGTTTTGAACCAGTACAAAGATAAAATTAGACTAATATTCCCAG GAACTCGCTGGTGCGGTGACGGTGATATAGCAAAGAATGAAGCCGATCTTGGAGTTTTTAAGAGAACGGATGCCTGCTGCAGGAACCACGATCATTGCAATAATACCATTGCAGCGCAATCACAAGCGCATGGCCTGATTAACAACGGCATTTTTACAAG ATCGCTCTGCCATTGCGACCATGAGTTCTACAGCTGCCTGAAGAACGCTTCGTCGATCATATCTAAGGAAATTGGAACCACCTACTTTAACATTTTGAGGCCCCAATGCTTCGACGAGAATTATCCCATCATTGGTTGCCAAAAATACTCAAG GAAGATTTTTGCGGACAAAAAATGCACGCAATACATTTTCGACACTAGCGCACCTGAAGAATACGAGTGGTTCGACAATCCAGATTTCTGA